Proteins from a genomic interval of Granulicella sp. L56:
- a CDS encoding carboxypeptidase-like regulatory domain-containing protein, with the protein MHQLTVIRHSSGNSFLSKPLRLALSGIFFTFCLLLAATQPGLGQASSGVTGTVTDSSGAIIPGAAVTVTNIGTGQTAKTTTGSSGTYSTRGLLPGRYTITVTATGFSKEIKNNVNVEVSTEATIDVTLNAGSSDTVIEVTSPLIALNTTQPELGTTIEPEVVQALPFEVSSGRGRQIDSVAFLAPGVQGSTFSKRINGGVDFQSEIVFNGIPAPQPETEGYQTGFNPPFDMVNQARVERSTFSAQYGLAQGAMTYQMASGTNAFHGNAFYINRNEFFDAKGYFNNTTPISRENNYGFTIAGPVVIPHLYNGKDRTFFHFSLDFGKTAVSNNSIGSVPTALEKTGDFSDFVDGTGAVIPIYDPLTHAPFPNNKIPQVRFSSLSTAILPSIPDPDRPGLSSNKTATPNAFPDVAHVWGFVIDHNLTPTQSLHYAQWRNSYDSTGFDNDPIVPVTNELQSAKNNPALGTVFLLNYTNAVTPHLVATAGIGWIGEIGNQFNVKRGVAFSGVTASPISDVFPNITFDGQYQPTNYGTSSGWVQSINRKLGIAVVNNWLWSKGRNTFNIGGEFRRTYQDDNECQACAAQINFSHNTTAAPAGTTAFATTGSSFASFLLGQVDSTQRIFANELKLRNLSLSPYIQDDIKVTPKLTVNVGLRWDIMRPFTENKNQIVYLDPTKQNPAAGNLLGEATQFGSCTGCSGVTHADIHYKHFGPRLGFAYMINDKTVIQGGYSLAFLDGGAYEYGTSKVAVSYGNLLQGSYNRNSTGTNTPGYGEWDGNPIPAPANGVLNPALGIGTTIRAFDPKKDGLAPYIQQWNINVQHQLPWNTFLNVAYIGNRAIHLNGQLNPISQPNPSILALGGPLLTANINDPIAVAAGIQAPYANYASDLGGSATVAHTLSPFPQYSNVYNNYDLSGAANYSGMQASLEKRFSNGLAFLTSYTLAKLMANVDSGFTTFAALPENKFNQKAEWTVDQSDIRNNAKITGTYELPIGPGKSFVNNKGVTGRLLGGLQVGFILSYQSGTPFGVSENDNPLGCSGCFNRPNEVKSVARKTNGYSNLTFANGQSVQKTFSTGSFVSTSQSYTLGDAVRNYSELRNPGNYDEDINARKKFAIGDKVTFILQMDYFNVLNRTYFENPNSNIDNTSNYGLVPSGQQNNARQGQLSGRITF; encoded by the coding sequence ATGCACCAACTCACCGTTATCCGGCACTCGAGCGGTAACTCCTTCTTGAGCAAACCTTTACGGCTTGCCCTCTCCGGAATCTTCTTTACCTTTTGTCTCTTGCTTGCGGCGACGCAGCCAGGGCTCGGACAGGCATCGAGCGGCGTAACCGGTACCGTAACCGACAGCAGCGGTGCAATTATCCCGGGCGCTGCGGTCACCGTGACCAACATCGGCACAGGCCAGACTGCAAAGACCACCACCGGTTCGTCTGGAACTTACTCGACCAGGGGCCTGCTTCCCGGTCGCTACACGATTACCGTGACCGCCACCGGCTTCAGCAAGGAAATCAAAAACAACGTCAACGTTGAGGTCAGCACCGAAGCAACGATCGATGTGACGCTTAATGCGGGCAGCTCCGATACGGTCATCGAGGTGACCTCGCCGCTCATCGCGTTGAACACGACACAGCCTGAACTTGGAACCACGATTGAACCTGAGGTCGTGCAGGCCCTTCCCTTTGAGGTCAGTTCTGGCCGCGGACGGCAGATTGACAGCGTCGCCTTTCTCGCACCTGGTGTCCAGGGCAGCACCTTCTCGAAACGCATCAACGGTGGCGTGGACTTCCAGAGCGAGATCGTCTTCAACGGCATTCCCGCCCCCCAGCCGGAGACCGAAGGCTATCAGACCGGCTTCAATCCTCCGTTCGACATGGTGAACCAGGCTCGCGTTGAGCGTTCCACCTTCTCCGCACAGTATGGCCTGGCCCAGGGCGCGATGACCTATCAGATGGCTTCTGGAACGAACGCCTTCCATGGCAACGCCTTCTACATCAACCGTAACGAGTTCTTCGACGCCAAGGGTTACTTCAATAACACCACTCCCATCAGCCGCGAGAACAACTACGGCTTCACGATTGCAGGCCCGGTCGTCATTCCTCATCTCTACAACGGCAAAGACCGCACCTTCTTCCACTTCTCGCTTGATTTCGGAAAAACGGCGGTATCCAACAACAGCATTGGAAGCGTCCCAACAGCTTTGGAGAAGACAGGCGACTTCTCGGACTTCGTTGACGGCACCGGCGCAGTAATTCCAATCTATGATCCGCTTACCCATGCTCCTTTTCCCAACAACAAAATTCCTCAAGTGCGCTTCAGCTCTCTCTCTACCGCTATCTTGCCATCCATTCCCGATCCGGATCGGCCTGGCCTCTCCAGCAACAAGACGGCTACTCCCAACGCGTTTCCCGATGTAGCGCACGTTTGGGGATTCGTCATCGACCACAACCTGACGCCAACTCAGTCACTTCACTATGCTCAGTGGCGTAACTCGTACGACAGTACCGGCTTCGACAATGACCCCATTGTTCCGGTGACAAACGAACTACAGAGCGCCAAAAATAACCCTGCGCTTGGCACTGTCTTCCTGCTCAATTACACCAACGCTGTTACGCCTCACCTTGTAGCTACAGCAGGCATTGGCTGGATCGGCGAAATCGGCAACCAGTTCAACGTGAAGCGTGGCGTTGCCTTCTCCGGTGTCACGGCCAGTCCCATCAGCGATGTATTTCCTAACATCACTTTCGATGGCCAATATCAGCCAACAAACTATGGAACCTCAAGTGGCTGGGTTCAGTCGATCAACCGCAAGTTGGGCATTGCGGTTGTGAACAACTGGCTCTGGTCCAAGGGCCGTAATACCTTCAACATCGGTGGAGAGTTCCGCCGCACCTACCAGGACGACAATGAGTGCCAGGCCTGCGCGGCGCAGATCAACTTCAGCCACAATACAACCGCAGCACCGGCTGGAACCACCGCATTCGCCACTACCGGAAGCTCGTTTGCCAGCTTCCTTCTGGGTCAGGTCGACAGCACTCAGCGCATCTTCGCCAACGAGTTGAAGCTGCGCAATCTGTCTCTCTCGCCTTACATCCAGGACGACATCAAGGTCACGCCGAAGTTGACGGTCAACGTCGGACTCCGCTGGGACATCATGCGGCCGTTCACTGAAAACAAGAACCAGATCGTCTATCTCGATCCGACCAAGCAGAACCCAGCAGCCGGAAACCTGCTTGGCGAAGCAACGCAGTTTGGCTCCTGCACCGGTTGCTCCGGTGTCACCCATGCTGATATCCACTACAAGCACTTTGGTCCGCGCCTGGGCTTCGCTTACATGATCAACGACAAGACGGTCATCCAAGGCGGTTACAGTCTGGCGTTCCTGGATGGTGGTGCTTATGAGTACGGTACCAGCAAGGTCGCCGTCAGCTATGGCAACCTGCTGCAAGGCTCTTACAACCGCAACAGCACCGGCACCAACACACCCGGCTATGGCGAGTGGGATGGTAATCCCATCCCGGCACCAGCTAACGGCGTGCTGAATCCGGCGCTTGGAATTGGAACCACGATTCGCGCCTTTGATCCAAAGAAGGACGGTCTGGCGCCATACATCCAACAGTGGAACATCAACGTTCAGCACCAGTTGCCGTGGAACACGTTCTTGAATGTGGCCTATATTGGAAACCGTGCTATCCATCTGAACGGTCAACTTAATCCCATCAGCCAACCTAATCCGTCTATCCTCGCTCTGGGGGGACCGCTTCTGACCGCAAACATCAACGATCCTATTGCTGTAGCGGCAGGTATCCAGGCTCCTTATGCAAACTACGCCAGCGATCTTGGCGGATCAGCTACGGTTGCTCATACTCTCTCGCCCTTCCCTCAGTACTCGAATGTTTATAACAACTACGATCTGAGCGGAGCGGCGAACTACAGCGGGATGCAGGCCAGTCTTGAAAAACGCTTCTCGAATGGTCTCGCGTTCCTTACCTCCTATACGCTGGCGAAGTTGATGGCGAATGTCGATAGCGGCTTTACAACCTTCGCTGCCCTGCCGGAGAACAAGTTCAACCAGAAGGCAGAGTGGACGGTTGACCAGAGCGATATTCGTAACAATGCCAAAATTACCGGAACCTATGAGTTACCCATCGGGCCCGGTAAATCGTTTGTCAATAACAAGGGAGTTACCGGGCGGCTTCTCGGTGGCCTCCAGGTCGGCTTCATTCTGTCTTATCAAAGCGGAACACCTTTCGGTGTATCTGAGAACGACAACCCTCTCGGATGCTCTGGTTGCTTCAATCGTCCTAACGAAGTGAAGAGCGTAGCGCGTAAGACCAATGGCTATAGCAATCTGACTTTTGCCAATGGTCAGAGCGTACAGAAAACATTCTCAACCGGCTCGTTTGTCAGCACCAGTCAGAGTTACACCCTGGGAGATGCTGTTCGCAACTATAGCGAACTGAGAAACCCCGGCAACTACGACGAGGACATCAATGCGCGGAAGAAGTTTGCAATTGGAGACAAGGTTACCTTCATTCTCCAGATGGACTACTTCAACGTCTTGAACCGAACCTACTTCGAGAATCCAAACTCTAACATCGACAACACATCGAACTATGGATTGGTCCCATCCGGTCAGCAGAACAATGCGCGGCAAGGACAACTTAGCGGAAGAATTACCTTCTAA
- a CDS encoding tetratricopeptide repeat protein, which yields MKSTAALLLFCSLAIGGTALLRAQQTVSPEVQALYQHARTAQAADDNAGAVADYLKILRLDPKLGAAYNNLGRLYYNMGRYTDAIPVLVHGLRVDPSMHPAEIILGASYYQTGSFDKAILSLEAALNAMPDDRFAGITLVHALVAQNNLDEAVQQLRHLIGNDPKDQEAWYLLGKLQLQLSQQAFERVHAIDPDSPLAHELSGEIMESMKNTPGAIAEYKKALEVAPTDAGAMEHLANAYWSGGEWTEARDSFAAILQHDPNNCLAHWKLANSLDELNTSPADALKQVDAALATCPSLAQARVERAKILLRLGRPADSLPELLTAEKSVPDEPSIQILLAKAYKALGDSAHAAEADAKFKQLLQAEHSNEENHAADVIRANQ from the coding sequence ATGAAATCCACCGCTGCGCTCCTCTTATTTTGTAGTCTCGCTATCGGCGGAACCGCTCTCCTAAGAGCGCAGCAAACCGTGTCGCCCGAGGTGCAGGCCCTCTATCAACATGCGCGAACGGCACAGGCTGCTGACGATAATGCCGGCGCTGTCGCGGATTATCTGAAGATCCTCCGCCTCGATCCAAAACTAGGCGCGGCGTACAACAATCTAGGGCGGCTCTACTACAACATGGGACGCTACACCGATGCAATTCCTGTTCTCGTGCACGGGCTACGAGTAGATCCTTCCATGCATCCTGCTGAAATTATTCTTGGAGCAAGTTACTATCAAACGGGCTCGTTCGATAAAGCCATACTGTCCCTTGAAGCCGCACTCAACGCTATGCCCGACGATCGTTTTGCTGGAATTACCCTGGTCCACGCCTTGGTAGCGCAGAACAATCTCGATGAGGCTGTCCAACAGCTTCGGCACCTTATCGGCAACGACCCCAAAGATCAGGAGGCCTGGTACCTGCTTGGCAAGTTGCAGTTACAACTCTCTCAGCAGGCCTTCGAGCGCGTCCATGCCATTGACCCTGATTCGCCTCTAGCGCACGAGCTCTCCGGCGAGATCATGGAGAGCATGAAGAACACCCCCGGTGCTATCGCCGAATATAAGAAGGCCCTCGAAGTTGCACCCACCGATGCAGGAGCGATGGAACATCTCGCGAATGCGTATTGGAGCGGAGGCGAGTGGACAGAAGCACGAGATAGCTTCGCGGCAATTCTTCAGCATGACCCGAATAACTGCCTTGCTCATTGGAAGCTGGCAAACTCTCTCGACGAATTGAACACCTCACCCGCCGATGCATTGAAGCAGGTAGATGCTGCTCTTGCGACGTGCCCTTCCCTCGCCCAGGCGCGTGTTGAGAGAGCGAAGATATTGTTGCGGCTAGGCAGGCCCGCTGATTCGCTGCCTGAGTTACTCACTGCTGAAAAAAGCGTCCCTGACGAACCCTCTATTCAGATCCTCTTGGCGAAAGCCTATAAGGCGCTCGGCGATTCCGCTCATGCCGCTGAAGCCGATGCAAAATTCAAGCAGTTGTTGCAGGCGGAGCACTCCAATGAAGAAAATCATGCCGCCGATGTCATTCGAGCCAACCAGTAA
- a CDS encoding LacI family DNA-binding transcriptional regulator, protein MKKVFRPTPKLSDVARLAGVGNATVSRVLNGHIHVSEETSRRVKQAISDLSYSPNRIARSLKGATSGMIGMIVPSISDMFFSQCAEAVEIVARKYGSLLIVMASHDNPLIEFENLQQLLLHRIDGLILSSAQSQNTKLYKELRAITVPVVGLDRPLQEANIPSVISENLEGAKAGTAHLLSHGYDKVLCIHIKPELYPIRERLHGYTQAMNEAGLQPLLHKVESAEDAKTCLKKHLGSAGERIAVFAANNLAARFTWEAIRALHLAIPSQVAMLCFDDFDLADSLTPPMSVVQQTIDDLGRTAAELLFRRMRDDSAEAVSTVVGDPIRFSTQLIIRESCGCHSTTM, encoded by the coding sequence ATGAAAAAGGTATTTCGCCCTACCCCGAAGCTAAGTGATGTTGCCCGCTTGGCCGGGGTAGGCAATGCAACCGTTTCAAGAGTTCTAAATGGTCACATCCATGTCAGCGAAGAGACGAGCCGGCGCGTCAAGCAAGCGATCAGCGATCTGAGTTACAGCCCCAATCGAATAGCTCGAAGCCTTAAAGGCGCCACCTCCGGCATGATAGGAATGATCGTTCCCAGCATCTCGGACATGTTTTTCTCCCAATGCGCCGAAGCGGTTGAGATTGTTGCGCGAAAGTATGGCTCTCTTCTCATTGTGATGGCCTCGCACGATAATCCGCTCATTGAGTTTGAGAACCTGCAGCAACTCCTTCTTCACCGGATTGACGGGTTGATCCTGTCGTCGGCACAGTCCCAAAATACGAAATTGTATAAGGAGCTAAGGGCGATAACGGTCCCGGTGGTCGGCCTGGATCGCCCTCTTCAGGAAGCAAACATTCCGTCAGTGATCAGTGAAAACCTTGAGGGTGCAAAGGCTGGGACAGCCCATCTGCTGTCCCATGGTTATGACAAGGTCCTTTGTATTCATATTAAGCCGGAGCTATATCCCATTCGGGAGCGACTGCATGGATATACCCAGGCGATGAACGAGGCTGGGCTTCAACCACTTCTCCATAAGGTAGAAAGCGCGGAGGATGCAAAGACCTGTCTGAAGAAACATCTCGGTTCAGCAGGCGAGAGAATTGCGGTCTTTGCGGCAAATAACCTCGCAGCTCGATTCACCTGGGAGGCAATCCGTGCATTGCATCTCGCGATTCCCAGCCAGGTAGCAATGCTTTGCTTCGACGATTTCGATCTCGCCGATAGCCTTACTCCGCCTATGAGCGTCGTGCAGCAGACCATAGACGACCTGGGCCGCACTGCTGCCGAACTTCTCTTCCGCAGGATGCGGGATGACAGTGCAGAAGCCGTTTCGACGGTGGTTGGCGATCCAATACGTTTTTCAACGCAGCTTATTATTCGAGAATCCTGTGGCTGCCACTCGACTACGATGTGA
- a CDS encoding HAD family hydrolase yields MSRKAQTVRHPANQTLLIDADDTLWENNVYFERAIASFISYLDHRIYSAEQVRERLNCVERATIASRGYGVTSFRQSLVTCFEQLTDRPITPDKHTRIVSFAQSIADQEIELLPHVTETLAELATRHRLILVTKGDHAEQTDKLHRSGLAPHFSAVEVLPEKHRAAYRSLSAHHGCEGCTTWMIGNSPKSDINPAFAAGLNAIFIPHDFTWALERENIDHPPADRQLLELAHFADLTRHF; encoded by the coding sequence GTGAGCCGCAAAGCCCAAACAGTCCGCCACCCGGCGAATCAGACTCTGCTCATCGATGCAGACGACACGCTGTGGGAGAACAACGTCTACTTCGAGCGGGCGATCGCCTCATTCATCTCTTATCTCGACCATCGAATCTATAGCGCCGAACAAGTCCGCGAGCGGCTCAACTGCGTCGAGCGAGCCACCATCGCCTCTCGTGGCTATGGAGTAACCAGCTTTCGTCAGTCTCTCGTCACCTGCTTCGAGCAACTTACCGATCGCCCGATTACGCCAGATAAACACACCCGCATCGTCAGCTTCGCTCAATCCATCGCCGATCAGGAGATCGAGCTTCTTCCCCACGTAACCGAGACCCTTGCCGAGCTTGCCACGCGCCACCGTCTCATCCTCGTCACCAAGGGCGACCACGCCGAGCAGACCGACAAGCTTCACCGCTCCGGCCTCGCTCCGCACTTCAGCGCCGTCGAGGTGCTGCCTGAAAAGCATCGCGCGGCTTACCGCAGCCTCTCCGCGCATCACGGCTGCGAGGGTTGCACCACATGGATGATCGGCAACAGCCCCAAGTCCGACATCAATCCCGCCTTTGCCGCTGGGCTCAATGCCATCTTCATTCCGCATGACTTCACCTGGGCGCTCGAGCGCGAGAATATCGACCATCCGCCTGCTGACCGTCAGCTTCTCGAACTCGCCCATTTCGCAGACCTGACTCGCCATTTCTAG
- a CDS encoding RNA polymerase sigma factor: protein MQTEAIAGLIDQRKQFLHFVENRVSSHAIAEDIIQAAYIRAMEKSSTLHKDESAVAWFYRILRNAVIDHYRHRAAEDRALEQWAKDLITETQPDAITQQIVCQCIDNVLSTLKPAYSEIIREVDLAENSIDSFARKSGITPANASVRAHRARQALKKQLIQTCRTCAKHGCIDCTCP from the coding sequence ATGCAAACTGAAGCAATCGCCGGGCTCATCGACCAGAGAAAGCAATTTCTCCACTTCGTCGAAAACCGTGTCAGCTCGCACGCTATCGCCGAAGACATCATCCAGGCTGCGTACATCCGTGCCATGGAAAAATCCTCCACGCTTCACAAAGACGAGTCCGCCGTCGCGTGGTTTTACCGCATTCTGCGCAATGCCGTGATCGACCACTACCGCCATCGCGCCGCCGAAGACCGCGCATTGGAGCAGTGGGCCAAAGACCTCATCACGGAGACTCAACCCGACGCAATAACCCAGCAAATCGTCTGTCAATGCATCGACAATGTTCTCTCAACCCTCAAGCCCGCTTACAGCGAAATCATTCGCGAGGTCGATCTCGCGGAAAACTCCATCGACTCGTTCGCCAGGAAGTCGGGAATCACTCCCGCGAATGCGTCTGTCCGCGCCCATCGCGCCCGTCAGGCGCTCAAAAAGCAGCTCATACAGACTTGCCGCACCTGCGCCAAGCACGGCTGCATCGACTGCACCTGCCCCTGA
- a CDS encoding Orn/Lys/Arg decarboxylase N-terminal domain-containing protein, with product MNEGRWVLLIASEVGGTDSVSDRAMERLVDAIKREGYEVVRTSTPEDGLSLVTSDPSHSAILLDWDLEGDNQFDERAALKILRAVRHRNKKIPIFLIADRTLVSELPLEVVKQVHEYIHLFGDTPAFIANRVDFAVERYHEQLLPPYFRELKKYNDQGAYSWDAPGHMGGVAFLKHPVGMEFQRFFGENIMRSDLGISTSQLGSWLDHIGPPGESERNAARIFGADWTFYVLGGSSTSNQIVGHGVIAQDDIVLADANCHKSICHSLTVTGARPVYMKPTRNGYGMIGLVPIKRFSPEFIRGLIDKSPLCSGVPNQNPTYAVVTNSTYDGLCYDVNKVVTELSKSVPRVHFDEAWYAYAKFHEIYRGRFAMGVPDDMPDRPTLFSVQSTHKMLAAFSMGSMVHIKLSPRAPLDFDQFNESFMMHGTTSPFYPLIASLDVAAAMMDEPAGPTLMDETIQDAITFRKAMSSVAHRLRAADEEGGWFFRLFQPEQVTDSVTGVTHVFEEAPDELLATNPHCWTLKPGEDWHGFQSDDIADEYCMLDPTKVTILMPGVNAQGKVAESGIPAAILTEFLDSRRVEIARTGDYTVLVLFSVGTSKGKWGSLLENLFEFKRLYDSESPLEEALPELVAKYPNRYRNTTLKELSDEMHSVMMQLRLANLVGEACDEDFDPVLTPAQTYQKLLRNETEKIRFSDMPGRIAAVMLVPYPPGIPMSMPGERFGGADSPVIRLILAMEEFGKRFPGFEREVHGVEVDSEGNYWMRSVVEATSKRRNGNGKHRPPSSAPPIKKPRKPKPVSEPPTGGNLNPLAER from the coding sequence ATGAACGAAGGTCGTTGGGTTTTATTGATTGCGAGTGAAGTAGGTGGCACCGATTCCGTCTCCGACCGGGCGATGGAACGTTTAGTCGATGCCATCAAGCGAGAAGGCTACGAGGTCGTCCGAACCTCGACCCCGGAGGATGGTCTGTCCCTCGTCACCTCGGACCCGTCGCACAGCGCGATCCTGCTCGACTGGGACCTCGAAGGCGACAACCAGTTCGACGAGCGCGCTGCGTTGAAGATCCTCCGCGCCGTCCGCCATCGCAATAAGAAGATACCCATCTTCCTCATCGCCGACCGCACCCTCGTCAGCGAGTTGCCCCTCGAAGTCGTCAAACAGGTGCACGAGTACATTCACCTCTTCGGCGATACCCCGGCTTTCATCGCCAACCGCGTTGACTTCGCCGTCGAGCGTTACCACGAGCAGCTTCTACCTCCCTACTTCCGCGAGCTGAAGAAGTACAACGATCAAGGAGCCTACTCCTGGGACGCGCCCGGCCACATGGGCGGCGTAGCCTTCCTCAAGCATCCCGTAGGCATGGAGTTCCAGCGCTTCTTTGGCGAGAACATCATGCGCTCCGACCTCGGCATCTCCACCTCGCAGCTCGGTTCGTGGCTCGATCACATCGGGCCTCCGGGCGAATCCGAGCGCAACGCCGCACGAATCTTCGGTGCCGACTGGACCTTCTACGTCCTCGGCGGATCGTCGACCTCAAACCAGATTGTGGGTCATGGAGTGATCGCGCAGGACGACATCGTCCTTGCCGACGCCAACTGTCACAAGTCCATTTGCCACTCCCTTACCGTTACCGGCGCGCGCCCCGTCTATATGAAGCCCACGCGCAACGGCTACGGCATGATTGGCCTTGTTCCCATTAAGCGCTTCAGCCCGGAGTTCATCCGCGGCCTGATCGACAAGAGCCCTCTTTGTAGCGGCGTGCCCAATCAGAACCCCACCTACGCCGTCGTTACCAACTCCACCTACGACGGCCTCTGTTACGACGTCAACAAAGTCGTCACCGAGCTCTCCAAGTCCGTCCCCCGCGTCCACTTCGACGAAGCCTGGTACGCCTACGCTAAATTCCACGAGATCTATCGCGGCCGTTTCGCCATGGGCGTTCCCGACGACATGCCCGACCGCCCCACCCTCTTCTCCGTGCAATCGACCCACAAGATGCTCGCGGCATTTTCCATGGGCTCTATGGTCCACATTAAGCTCAGCCCCCGCGCTCCGCTCGACTTCGACCAGTTCAATGAGTCCTTCATGATGCATGGGACCACCTCACCGTTCTATCCCCTCATCGCCTCGCTCGACGTAGCCGCCGCCATGATGGACGAACCAGCCGGTCCCACCCTCATGGACGAGACCATTCAGGACGCCATCACCTTCCGCAAGGCGATGTCCTCGGTCGCGCATCGTCTCCGCGCCGCCGACGAGGAAGGCGGCTGGTTCTTCCGTCTCTTCCAGCCCGAACAGGTCACCGACTCAGTCACCGGCGTCACCCATGTCTTTGAAGAGGCTCCCGACGAGCTTCTCGCCACCAACCCGCACTGCTGGACGCTCAAGCCCGGCGAAGACTGGCACGGATTCCAGAGCGACGACATCGCCGACGAATACTGCATGTTGGACCCCACCAAGGTCACCATCCTTATGCCCGGCGTCAACGCCCAGGGCAAGGTAGCCGAGTCTGGCATTCCCGCTGCCATCCTCACAGAGTTTCTCGACAGCCGCCGCGTCGAGATCGCCCGCACCGGCGACTACACCGTCCTTGTGCTCTTCTCCGTCGGAACCTCCAAGGGCAAGTGGGGCAGCCTGCTCGAAAACCTCTTCGAGTTCAAGCGCCTCTACGACAGCGAATCTCCTCTCGAAGAAGCGCTGCCCGAGCTCGTCGCCAAATATCCCAACCGCTATCGCAACACCACGCTCAAAGAGCTGAGCGACGAGATGCACTCCGTCATGATGCAGCTTCGCCTCGCCAATCTGGTCGGCGAAGCCTGCGACGAAGACTTCGATCCCGTCCTCACCCCCGCGCAGACCTACCAGAAACTTCTGCGCAACGAGACTGAGAAGATCCGCTTCTCCGACATGCCCGGCCGCATCGCTGCCGTCATGCTGGTCCCCTACCCTCCCGGCATTCCCATGTCCATGCCCGGCGAGCGCTTCGGCGGAGCCGACAGCCCCGTCATTCGGCTCATCCTCGCCATGGAAGAGTTCGGCAAGCGCTTCCCCGGCTTCGAGCGCGAGGTCCACGGCGTCGAGGTCGACTCCGAAGGCAACTACTGGATGCGCAGCGTCGTCGAGGCCACCAGCAAGCGGCGCAACGGCAATGGCAAGCACCGCCCGCCCAGCTCCGCTCCTCCGATCAAGAAGCCACGCAAGCCAAAGCCGGTATCCGAGCCACCAACCGGCGGCAATCTCAATCCATTAGCAGAAAGATAG
- a CDS encoding radical SAM protein encodes MPETISPGDIVGISVHTGNALRGYEVGRMARARGAWVIYGGIHATLFPEESFDRGEAHCVVKGDGDLVWAKVVTDCLDGKPGKIYDGGRLEGSEFLPARWDLMPRDKYMWASVQTTRGCPKHCSFCSVWRTDGQKPRQRQFQKVIDEIVALRRIGFRFIALADDNFYPVTLTDLRLAREQNNLARLEELTNIRAERFRLMEELAKLPKDMVFFTQITMEAGEDGEYLDAMRKANIKGALVGVEAVTPEGLKAVFKDFNYSGEALAKQLQTFKQHGVHVLGSFIFGLPTDKPATFDATVEMALKAGVTFAQFVMMTPFPGTVDFIRWEKEQATDPTMVGDVPITRYWLIPIAVRPKMFTPHPSMGSDEIRERTQKVWDRFYNWSAIWQRSACTPTLRARVAFMFLSKLYRQMYAGTGISTDSARKKKSKKWARWTAGQCRKLFQAKPMPELQSPIWELDFSSKSPRPAFLNGEHPSQPGPFAVLP; translated from the coding sequence GTGCCCGAAACGATCTCGCCCGGCGACATCGTCGGCATCAGCGTCCACACGGGCAACGCCCTGCGCGGATACGAAGTTGGACGCATGGCACGCGCGCGCGGAGCCTGGGTCATCTATGGCGGTATCCACGCGACGCTCTTCCCCGAAGAGTCCTTCGACCGTGGCGAGGCCCACTGTGTTGTCAAGGGCGACGGAGATCTCGTCTGGGCCAAGGTCGTCACCGATTGCCTCGATGGCAAGCCCGGCAAAATCTACGACGGCGGCCGTCTCGAAGGCAGCGAGTTCCTTCCTGCGCGATGGGACCTGATGCCGCGCGATAAATACATGTGGGCCTCGGTCCAGACAACGCGCGGATGCCCGAAGCACTGCTCCTTCTGCAGCGTCTGGCGTACCGACGGACAAAAACCGCGCCAGCGCCAGTTTCAAAAAGTGATCGACGAGATCGTCGCCCTGCGCCGCATCGGCTTCCGCTTCATCGCTCTGGCCGACGACAACTTCTATCCCGTTACTCTGACCGATCTACGGCTGGCCCGCGAGCAAAATAACCTCGCCCGCCTCGAAGAACTCACCAACATTCGCGCAGAACGCTTCCGCCTCATGGAAGAGCTCGCCAAGCTGCCCAAGGACATGGTCTTCTTCACCCAGATCACGATGGAGGCAGGCGAGGACGGCGAGTACCTCGACGCCATGCGCAAGGCCAACATCAAGGGCGCACTCGTCGGCGTTGAAGCAGTGACGCCGGAGGGCCTCAAGGCCGTCTTCAAGGACTTCAACTACTCGGGCGAAGCGCTGGCGAAGCAGCTACAGACATTCAAACAGCACGGCGTGCATGTGCTCGGCTCCTTCATCTTCGGACTGCCAACCGACAAGCCGGCCACCTTCGACGCGACCGTTGAGATGGCATTGAAGGCCGGTGTAACCTTCGCCCAGTTCGTCATGATGACCCCATTCCCCGGCACGGTGGACTTTATTCGCTGGGAGAAAGAACAGGCGACGGACCCGACCATGGTCGGCGATGTGCCTATCACGCGCTACTGGCTCATCCCGATCGCTGTACGCCCAAAGATGTTCACGCCGCACCCGTCGATGGGCTCGGATGAAATTCGCGAGCGAACACAAAAAGTCTGGGATCGTTTCTACAACTGGAGCGCCATCTGGCAGCGCTCGGCCTGCACCCCAACTCTTCGCGCACGAGTAGCATTCATGTTCCTGTCGAAGCTCTACCGGCAGATGTACGCGGGCACAGGAATCTCCACCGACAGCGCACGTAAAAAGAAGTCAAAAAAATGGGCACGATGGACAGCCGGTCAGTGCAGAAAGCTCTTCCAGGCGAAGCCGATGCCCGAGCTGCAGTCGCCAATCTGGGAGCTGGATTTTTCGTCCAAGAGTCCGCGTCCCGCATTCCTGAACGGCGAGCATCCAAGCCAGCCAGGACCATTCGCCGTTCTCCCATAG